From the Polaribacter gangjinensis genome, the window AGTATTTTAAACTCAGCATTTGCTGAGTTTTTTTTATTTAATTCCTGTAAAATAAAGTAAATTTGCATTCTTAAAAATATATGGAATGTTGAATTATAATGGTGAATTATTAGACGAAAAAGAAGTATTGTTATCTACAAATAACAGGGCTTTCAAATATGGAGATGGACTTTTTGAAACTATAAAATCAACCAAATCAAAAGTGATTTTTTGGGAAGATCATTATTTTAGATTGATGGCTTCCATGCGAATGTTGCGTATGAAAATTCCCATGTCATTCACCTTAGAATTTTTAGAACAAGAGATTTTAAAAACTATTGCAACTCAAAATGAGGCATCTTTTTATAGAGTTCGTTTAACGGTTTATAGAAAAGATGGTGGGTTTTATACTCCAGAAACGAATGAAATTGACTTTTTAATTGAATGTTCTCCATTAAATTATCAAACAAAAAATGTATATGCTGTTGATGTTTATAAAGATTTTTATAATTATTCAGGATTGTTATCAACCGTAAAAACTACCAACAGAATGCTAAATACTTTGGCAAGTATTTATGCACAAGAAAATGAATTGGACAATTGTGTGTTGATAAATGAAAATAAAGGAGTTGTTGAGGTTGCTAATGGTAATATTTTTATTTTAATAGGTAAAACAGTCAAAACTCCTGCTTTAACAGAAGGATGTATCAAAGGGATAATTCGTAAAAAAG encodes:
- a CDS encoding aminotransferase class IV — its product is MLNYNGELLDEKEVLLSTNNRAFKYGDGLFETIKSTKSKVIFWEDHYFRLMASMRMLRMKIPMSFTLEFLEQEILKTIATQNEASFYRVRLTVYRKDGGFYTPETNEIDFLIECSPLNYQTKNVYAVDVYKDFYNYSGLLSTVKTTNRMLNTLASIYAQENELDNCVLINENKGVVEVANGNIFILIGKTVKTPALTEGCIKGIIRKKVIEIIQKNPEYTIEETIISPFEIQKADEVFITNAIIGIQPVTQFKKKNFNTAFSEKITQSLRLLEITSS